The sequence TTGAAATAATGCAATGCCTTATCGGCCGATGCCAGACTTTCCTCATACTGCTCCAACTTCCCCAATGCGCTGGCAAGACCTGCATGACACAGAGCATCGAACCCCTCATGATCGAAAACTTCCTCTTGAGGAATTGTACGAGTAACGGCCATCGCCCTTTGATACTCTGAAACAGCTTCTTCAAAAGCACCTTCCTGCAAACCTCTTTCCCCTTTACTCAGAGCCATATACGCCTGAGCCACCTGTTTCAATGGTTTCATAAGAACTCTTTAAGCGATTATCGTAGTAGAAATGCGTTCAAGAGCAGCATCAAGCTCTTCGGGAATTGCCGGTCGGCCTCGTTGATTGAGGGCAGTTCCGGTAATTTTTGCTTTCAGGATAAGCTTTTTATCCTTTTCCCGAAAAATGTCCTGATAAAACGCGAACTTCAGCCTTGATTCTCTCACCATATTCACTCCGACAAAAAATCTGTCACCGCTTTCAAGCGGAAATTTATAATCGAGTTCAGCCCTTACGACAACAAGGTTTATCCCTTCCTGTGCGTACATCTTGAAATCCATCCCGACCGCTTTAAGATATTCATGGCGGGCATGTTCGAGATAGTTCTGGTAGACACTGTTATTGACAATCCCCTGCATATCGCACTCGTAATCACGAACGCTCATGGAAAGCGTGAAGTTGTATGATTGCATTGAAAATGCGTTAATAATTGTTAATACAATAAAAAAACATTATCGTTCATGCTTTGTAAAATAGTTCGATCCGTAGTATTTCAAAAAAGCAGTGATCAATGAAAATTTTAGGAATCTCCGGCTCTCCTATTGCTGACAGTAACACCGACAGAGCCGTTAAAGCCGTTCTTTCAGCATCGGGTATCGACCATGAATTTCACAAATTGAGCGAATACACTGTCTCGCCCTGTAATGCATGCCTCGGTTGTGTAAAAACAAATCGTTGTGTCATCAAAGATGACGGTAATTTCTTCGTTGAGCTCGTCAAGGAGGCTGATGCCCTGGTCATAGGGGGCTTCACTCCTTATTCCACACTTGATTCACGCACAAAAGCCTTCTTGGAGCGCATGTATCCTCTACGGCACAATCATGGGTTTTTAAAAGGAAAACCCGGTGCTTCGGTCATTTCCTCATGTGTCCCGGAAAATGCCGAAGGACTGCCTCCTGCCGGGATGCTGGGAGCGAATGCCGTTCAGTTTTTTATGATGGAAGAGGGCATGAACTATCTCGGCAACGTCGGTATAAAAGGCAATGTACCTTGCCTGACCTGCGGAAACGGGAATAGCTGCAGCATGACAGGCATCACCATGCTCTACGGACCCGGTGCGACAACTGCCTCGGTCGGCCTGAGAGCTTTTGAAAAGCAACCGGAAGCTGTCACCTCAGCACAGGAAATCGGCCTCGGCATAAAAGCCGCGTTGAAAAAACAATCCTGAAAAGAGTATTCGATCTTGCTACCTCTCTCTCAGAGTTTCCCAGACAATCGCTTGTCAGCTACCGCAAAAAAACCACGGCCTTCATAGCAGTCATCCGGAGCGACAAGCGAAACACCGTTGACCACTGTCGGGGAAATAGCGTTATAGCCGACAGCGTCATTAACCGAATGCATCACCAACTCGGTACAATACACTCTGTTTCTATCAGCAATGTTGAACGAGGAATCAAATGGACGTCCGATATAACTTTTGGCGTTTTCAGCTATGCGCCACCGAACATTTTTTTCTTTTCCAAAACGATAAACAGCGTAATCCGAAGAAACAGCAAGAAACTGCTCGAGCGACACCTTCGATACATAGCCCACACCGTTCATCTCGTGTGCCGATGCATGGACAACCCAGAACCGCCCTTTTTCCACAATGATCACCCCCGCGTGAGAAAATCTTTTCTCGGTCAAGGATACATTCCTAAAGACAGGAGACCAGACCCCGTTTCCGTAACGAAAAATAATATCACCTTCATCAAGAATACCGGCCAGTGATTCAATACACCCGCCTGGCATGTTTCCCTTCAAACGGTCCAGTTCATCGGTTGCCGTTTGCAATGGAAGAAAAAACATCACAATAAGCGTCAGCAGCAATAACCAGCTACTTCGGCGTCTGCATGTGAACTTTCCATTCACCATCGATTCTCACCAGGTTAATGCGCTCATCAGGCCCATCCACTGACTCCCTGTACACAACCGTTGCCTTGTCACCATCAACGTTTTTTTCAACATAAACGAACGTAAAACCGGGGTTGACCGGCATAGCCCCGATCTTGCTGGCAAAGTCAAGCATTTCACCTGTCGGTTCGGTCGCATATTTCTTTGCTTCGGAAATTCTGCCTTTCGCCAGATTCTCCGTAAAATTTTTCGCAACAGACTGCGGACTGTCTCCACAGCTCATGAGAAACAAAAAAGCAAATAAAGCAATGCGCGACAAAAGCGGATGTATCATAATCAACGTATTCTGATGATTCTACAATCGACTCATGATGCATGGTGCTGTTCAAACAGTGAAATTGCACCGAATATGCCCTCGAGTCCTATTTGGATACCTATGACAGAGAGAATCAAACCCATAAGCTGGGTAATGACTTTCAGCCCTTCCTGTCCCAGTTTCTGCTCAACTTTTTCACCAAGCAGGAAAAAAACATAGGTTACCATACACATAATGGAAAAAACAAGAGCGTTGATGGCAATTTCCTGCACATTTCCCGTTGCGGAATAACTCATTGAAACTGCAATTGTGCCCGGACCGGCAAGTATCGGTATTCCCAACGGGCTTATACCGATATTCTGCCCCTGCTCTGCCGGTGAGTTATCACTGGCAGGAGCATGAGCCGCCGATGTTCTGCCGTGCATCATGTCAAAACCGATAAAAAAAACCATTATTCCACCCGCAACACGTAGCGCAGGAAGCGTAATGCCGAAAAAATCGAAAATGATCCGGCCAAGCAGGATAAAGCTTAAAACAATACCCAAAGCCGTTACCACAGCAC is a genomic window of Prosthecochloris marina containing:
- a CDS encoding acyl-CoA thioesterase, which translates into the protein MQSYNFTLSMSVRDYECDMQGIVNNSVYQNYLEHARHEYLKAVGMDFKMYAQEGINLVVVRAELDYKFPLESGDRFFVGVNMVRESRLKFAFYQDIFREKDKKLILKAKITGTALNQRGRPAIPEELDAALERISTTIIA
- a CDS encoding MarC family protein, translating into MSHTLVMIGGYFAIMNPFANTAIFTAVTAGMDDRSVKKTAFSAVVTALGIVLSFILLGRIIFDFFGITLPALRVAGGIMVFFIGFDMMHGRTSAAHAPASDNSPAEQGQNIGISPLGIPILAGPGTIAVSMSYSATGNVQEIAINALVFSIMCMVTYVFFLLGEKVEQKLGQEGLKVITQLMGLILSVIGIQIGLEGIFGAISLFEQHHAS
- a CDS encoding DUF4878 domain-containing protein → MIHPLLSRIALFAFLFLMSCGDSPQSVAKNFTENLAKGRISEAKKYATEPTGEMLDFASKIGAMPVNPGFTFVYVEKNVDGDKATVVYRESVDGPDERINLVRIDGEWKVHMQTPK
- a CDS encoding flavodoxin family protein; amino-acid sequence: MKILGISGSPIADSNTDRAVKAVLSASGIDHEFHKLSEYTVSPCNACLGCVKTNRCVIKDDGNFFVELVKEADALVIGGFTPYSTLDSRTKAFLERMYPLRHNHGFLKGKPGASVISSCVPENAEGLPPAGMLGANAVQFFMMEEGMNYLGNVGIKGNVPCLTCGNGNSCSMTGITMLYGPGATTASVGLRAFEKQPEAVTSAQEIGLGIKAALKKQS
- a CDS encoding YiiX/YebB-like N1pC/P60 family cysteine hydrolase, which translates into the protein MVNGKFTCRRRSSWLLLLTLIVMFFLPLQTATDELDRLKGNMPGGCIESLAGILDEGDIIFRYGNGVWSPVFRNVSLTEKRFSHAGVIIVEKGRFWVVHASAHEMNGVGYVSKVSLEQFLAVSSDYAVYRFGKEKNVRWRIAENAKSYIGRPFDSSFNIADRNRVYCTELVMHSVNDAVGYNAISPTVVNGVSLVAPDDCYEGRGFFAVADKRLSGKL